Proteins encoded within one genomic window of Synechococcus sp. PCC 7335:
- a CDS encoding lipid-A-disaccharide synthase-related protein yields MIKTREDFCISYELLLLMNLLCISNGHGEDVIAVRILGAIHQQNPEVSLCALPISGSGSAYHRANIPTIGKANALPSGGFLNRDPKQLGRDLSGGLIPLTQSQLSAIRNWAQVPSVYKGRPSSSSTHQRHVLAVGDIVPLLFAYYSGLSYSFLGTAKSEYWLRDETRKHPPVKFLDRLEGWSGSVYLPWERWLMAHHRCCNLFVRDEFTATCLLQLGLSAQYVGNPMMDSLLPTGTLPPLIEQQDSDALTILLLPGSRPPEAYENWSRIVATLPSLARTFPHRSLTLLGAIAPTLSQAKLIASLPHGWVPIDSTQSIYRNQNITLLLTNAYNDCLHKAEIAIATAGTATEQFVGLGKPAITLPGNGPQFTKAFATVQAKMLGPSIQMIENVDEVGDAIIQLIQDPERLQLICQNGKQRMGKPGASERIAAKVLETMSDESKITRNALYNI; encoded by the coding sequence ATGATAAAGACCAGAGAAGACTTCTGTATCTCTTATGAGCTTTTACTGCTTATGAACCTGCTGTGTATTAGTAACGGCCATGGTGAAGACGTCATTGCCGTACGTATCTTAGGTGCTATTCACCAGCAGAACCCAGAGGTTAGCCTTTGTGCCCTACCTATTAGCGGCAGTGGCAGCGCTTATCATCGGGCCAACATTCCGACTATTGGCAAAGCAAACGCGCTTCCCTCTGGTGGATTTCTCAACCGAGACCCAAAGCAGCTCGGTAGAGATCTCAGCGGAGGGCTAATCCCCCTTACTCAATCTCAGCTATCTGCTATCAGAAACTGGGCGCAAGTTCCGTCTGTATATAAAGGGCGTCCCTCCAGTTCTTCTACCCATCAACGACACGTACTTGCAGTCGGCGACATCGTGCCACTACTTTTCGCGTACTATAGCGGCCTATCCTATAGCTTTCTAGGCACAGCCAAATCAGAGTACTGGCTACGAGACGAGACGAGAAAGCATCCACCAGTCAAATTCTTGGATCGTCTAGAAGGCTGGTCTGGCTCAGTATACCTACCCTGGGAACGCTGGCTGATGGCCCACCATCGCTGCTGCAACCTCTTTGTACGCGATGAATTTACCGCGACCTGCCTATTACAGCTAGGTCTATCTGCTCAATACGTCGGTAACCCGATGATGGATAGCCTCTTACCTACCGGCACACTACCTCCGCTGATAGAACAACAAGACTCAGATGCCCTAACCATTTTGCTACTACCTGGTTCTCGGCCACCCGAAGCCTACGAAAACTGGAGCCGCATAGTGGCAACTCTCCCTAGTCTGGCACGGACGTTCCCCCATAGGTCATTGACACTACTTGGTGCGATCGCACCTACCCTTTCCCAAGCCAAACTCATCGCCTCCCTACCACATGGATGGGTCCCAATAGATAGCACTCAATCTATCTACCGTAACCAGAACATCACCCTACTACTCACTAACGCCTACAACGATTGTCTGCACAAAGCCGAAATTGCGATCGCCACCGCAGGCACCGCCACCGAGCAATTCGTCGGCTTAGGCAAGCCCGCCATCACCCTTCCCGGCAACGGCCCTCAATTTACCAAAGCCTTCGCTACCGTCCAGGCAAAAATGCTAGGCCCATCCATTCAGATGATAGAGAACGTAGATGAAGTAGGAGATGCGATCATCCAACTCATCCAAGATCCAGAACGCCTTCAGCTAATTTGCCAAAACGGTAAACAGAGAATGGGCAAACCCGGTGCCAGCGAAAGAATAGCAGCGAAGGTACTAGAAACGATGAGCGATGAATCAAAGATAACAAGAAACGCCCTGTACAATATATAG
- a CDS encoding acyl-CoA dehydrogenase family protein, with product MPFSIDTAIDKPKPSAKLDALETHLSDQVAPIAQQLDRESDRLFSAFLALGAKGWLAPKLSESCSKLSDGSVSSSLAKSQGLGLDNHEYWQFQGAIARRSGALAFLQTQHQSAASLIQSGSNEALKPKYLPKMTTGDRRIGVGFSQLRRRPSPLRAEPISDGYRLNGEVPWVTGAGLFSEFVGAAVLADGSVVFGLIPLVTQTVEDQRIVVGEPMPLAAMSSMNTVAVQIEDWILPAAQLVGHRPKVWIEERDRASPLSPLGLILGCTEAGIDVLGQSLNRRNIDHDIVMQLRLRLSWFQTHLSKIEALPSSAYEQKLAFRGEAITLMNTCTQAAVIASSGAANMLTHPAQRVYGESMVFSVSGQTTNGAIATLNHLIKAV from the coding sequence ATGCCTTTCTCAATCGACACCGCCATTGATAAGCCCAAACCAAGTGCCAAGCTGGACGCTTTAGAAACGCATTTGTCTGATCAGGTCGCTCCGATCGCGCAGCAGCTAGATCGTGAGTCAGATAGACTATTTTCGGCTTTCTTGGCGCTCGGTGCAAAGGGTTGGCTAGCGCCCAAGCTGTCTGAATCTTGTTCCAAATTGTCTGATGGTAGTGTCTCAAGCTCATTGGCGAAAAGCCAGGGACTGGGCTTAGACAACCACGAATATTGGCAGTTTCAAGGCGCGATCGCCCGCCGTTCTGGGGCCCTGGCTTTTCTTCAGACTCAGCATCAGAGTGCTGCTAGCTTGATCCAAAGTGGCAGCAACGAGGCTCTCAAACCAAAGTACTTGCCCAAAATGACTACTGGCGATCGACGCATCGGGGTGGGCTTTTCTCAACTGCGACGTCGACCGTCACCTTTACGAGCAGAGCCCATCTCCGATGGCTATCGGCTCAATGGAGAGGTGCCTTGGGTGACAGGGGCAGGGCTGTTTAGCGAATTTGTTGGAGCTGCCGTTTTGGCGGATGGTTCGGTGGTATTCGGCTTGATACCGCTAGTGACACAAACAGTTGAAGATCAAAGAATTGTTGTTGGTGAACCGATGCCACTCGCAGCCATGTCATCGATGAACACGGTAGCGGTGCAGATAGAAGATTGGATTCTACCGGCCGCGCAGCTTGTCGGACATAGGCCGAAAGTTTGGATTGAAGAGCGAGATCGCGCCAGTCCCTTAAGCCCACTTGGATTGATCCTAGGGTGTACTGAGGCAGGTATAGATGTATTAGGACAGTCATTAAATCGGCGAAACATCGATCATGATATTGTGATGCAGCTTAGACTTAGACTTAGCTGGTTTCAAACGCACTTATCTAAGATAGAGGCCTTACCTAGCAGCGCCTATGAGCAAAAGCTAGCCTTCAGAGGAGAGGCAATCACTCTAATGAATACTTGCACTCAAGCTGCAGTGATTGCATCAAGCGGGGCCGCAAATATGCTTACTCATCCAGCGCAAAGAGTCTATGGCGAATCAATGGTTTTCAGCGTGAGTGGGCAGACTACGAACGGGGCGATCGCGACCTTGAATCACTTAATAAAGGCTGTATGA
- a CDS encoding amino acid ABC transporter substrate-binding protein — protein sequence MKKWSLMLTASMSVVALVSCAAPGGAPGEADADGDAVGSSGSRLQTVLDRGELICGVDGGIPGFSFVEAGAYSGLDVDVCKAVAAALFDDPEQVVYRNLDSTERFEALKGGEVDMLSRNTTWTLSRDTSVGMEFGPTTFYDGQGMLVREADGIAELSDFEGRSVCVEAGTTTELNLADQMRQLGVSFEPQTFQDADAAYAAYEAGSCEGMTSDKSQLIARRSTLTNPDEHVLLDVTMSKEPLGPLTINNDSAWFDTVKWVTYALIEGEELGLTSENIEETVASTEDPTIRRFAGEEGTLGSDMGLPNDFALRAIKHVGNYGEIYERNLGEGSQFALARGQNALWSEGGLLYSPPFR from the coding sequence ATGAAAAAATGGAGTTTGATGCTCACAGCGAGCATGAGTGTAGTGGCATTAGTTAGCTGTGCGGCGCCAGGAGGAGCGCCAGGGGAGGCAGATGCTGATGGCGATGCAGTCGGCAGTTCTGGCAGCCGTTTACAAACCGTCCTAGATCGCGGCGAGCTAATTTGTGGTGTAGACGGTGGTATTCCCGGTTTCAGTTTCGTAGAAGCAGGAGCTTACTCTGGCTTAGACGTTGATGTTTGTAAAGCAGTCGCTGCCGCGCTGTTTGACGATCCTGAACAGGTGGTTTATCGCAACCTTGATTCGACAGAGCGCTTCGAAGCTTTAAAAGGTGGCGAAGTCGATATGCTCTCTCGGAATACTACCTGGACACTTAGCCGGGATACCTCAGTTGGCATGGAGTTCGGCCCAACCACGTTCTATGACGGTCAGGGTATGCTGGTGCGTGAGGCGGATGGCATTGCTGAGCTTAGCGATTTTGAAGGGCGATCGGTTTGTGTAGAAGCCGGTACCACAACTGAGCTTAATCTTGCTGACCAGATGCGTCAGCTAGGCGTTAGTTTTGAGCCACAGACTTTCCAGGATGCGGACGCAGCCTATGCAGCGTACGAAGCAGGTAGCTGTGAAGGAATGACTTCCGATAAGTCTCAGCTGATTGCCCGTCGAAGCACGCTCACTAACCCCGATGAGCATGTTCTGCTAGATGTGACGATGTCAAAAGAGCCTTTAGGACCTTTAACAATCAACAATGACTCTGCTTGGTTTGACACAGTCAAGTGGGTAACCTACGCCTTAATTGAGGGCGAGGAGTTGGGATTGACTTCCGAAAATATCGAGGAGACCGTAGCCTCTACCGAAGATCCAACTATCAGGCGATTCGCTGGCGAAGAAGGCACATTAGGTTCGGATATGGGTCTGCCTAATGATTTTGCCCTTCGCGCTATCAAGCATGTCGGTAACTATGGCGAAATCTATGAGCGCAACCTCGGTGAAGGATCACAGTTCGCACTAGCTCGCGGTCAGAATGCTTTATGGTCTGAGGGTGGATTACTCTATTCTCCTCCCTTCCGCTAA
- a CDS encoding amino acid ABC transporter permease, which translates to MAQRSTKPTSGLRSLLRDERFWQIAFQVIVTIAVILTFSYLFGNLSQNLRRQGTEFSFGFLQNPAGFGIGENMLGYETQDSYAKVIQAGIVNSLRLIFVSIITATIVGVAAGVASFSDNWLLHKISRTYVGLVRNVPLLLQLVFWYSAVFLAIPTEANQIVFPNPSLPLIVANNRNVSLPGPGLPGEVWIALMLLGLAFLLFGLLWNSINKFRYGRFAAGIAGWLERLGAAAVIVAVVVVDYFLLMSNSSEDMLFFKGAIIALFTNPEGLWVIALAVAIVAIFVIWRIRLKSMVEDGSDGKLLMGVMIAIGIAALAILVFAFNWNAPQLSEAGRASGGLTMSVNYVASVTGLTFYTGAFIAEIVRAGIQSVPRGQWEAARSVGLTNDKAMRLVVFPQSLRVLLPPLNSEFANLAKNSSLAFAVGYPELYNLANTTFNQTGKPIEVFLMMMATYLTLNLLISLNMNQLNKAVQFKER; encoded by the coding sequence ATGGCACAACGCTCAACCAAGCCTACTTCTGGCTTGCGATCGCTACTTAGAGATGAAAGATTCTGGCAGATTGCCTTCCAAGTAATTGTGACTATCGCTGTGATTCTCACTTTTTCTTATCTGTTTGGCAATCTTTCTCAAAACTTACGGCGTCAAGGCACAGAGTTCAGCTTTGGTTTCCTACAAAATCCAGCTGGCTTTGGTATCGGCGAAAACATGCTGGGTTACGAGACTCAAGACTCGTACGCCAAAGTAATTCAGGCGGGTATCGTCAACTCCTTAAGACTGATCTTTGTCAGCATTATCACGGCGACAATCGTCGGTGTGGCTGCAGGCGTCGCTAGCTTTTCAGATAACTGGCTATTGCACAAAATTAGTCGAACCTACGTCGGCCTAGTGCGTAATGTGCCCTTGTTGCTACAGCTCGTTTTTTGGTATTCGGCCGTTTTCTTAGCGATACCGACTGAAGCGAACCAAATCGTTTTTCCTAATCCAAGCCTCCCTTTGATAGTCGCAAACAACAGAAACGTTAGTCTGCCAGGACCAGGGCTACCTGGTGAAGTCTGGATTGCACTGATGTTGTTGGGACTAGCATTTTTGCTGTTTGGCCTGCTGTGGAACTCAATCAACAAATTTCGATATGGACGGTTTGCAGCCGGTATTGCCGGTTGGCTTGAGCGCTTGGGCGCAGCAGCGGTCATTGTCGCGGTGGTGGTCGTAGATTACTTTCTACTGATGAGTAATTCTTCAGAAGATATGTTGTTCTTCAAAGGGGCGATTATTGCGCTATTTACCAACCCAGAAGGGCTTTGGGTAATCGCTCTGGCAGTAGCCATAGTTGCTATCTTCGTGATTTGGAGAATCCGTTTGAAGTCTATGGTTGAAGACGGCAGCGATGGCAAGCTGTTGATGGGTGTAATGATTGCGATTGGCATTGCTGCTCTAGCTATTTTAGTATTCGCCTTCAACTGGAATGCTCCTCAACTCTCAGAAGCAGGGCGAGCCAGTGGCGGTCTAACCATGTCAGTAAACTACGTTGCCTCTGTCACAGGCCTGACTTTCTATACCGGCGCTTTCATCGCTGAGATTGTGCGCGCAGGCATCCAATCGGTACCGCGTGGTCAGTGGGAAGCCGCACGTTCAGTTGGACTGACTAACGACAAAGCTATGAGGCTCGTTGTCTTTCCCCAGTCTTTGCGAGTATTGCTTCCTCCGCTCAATAGCGAATTTGCCAACCTTGCTAAGAATTCGAGTTTGGCCTTTGCCGTTGGCTACCCTGAGCTATACAACCTCGCCAACACCACATTCAACCAGACAGGTAAACCCATCGAAGTGTTCCTAATGATGATGGCTACCTATCTCACACTCAACTTGCTGATCTCTCTAAATATGAATCAGCTCAACAAAGCCGTTCAATTCAAAGAACGTTAA
- a CDS encoding amino acid ABC transporter permease: MTLSSRPIERGAPRVQRTGPLVWTQKHLFNSPFNSVITIVLGGVIIYALYSMLTWAFIQAPWAVVTENFAQYMVGLYPPEFYWRVWTIFALVLALAGVSWGILARNQKQLFSPPVLIGFGIAVLLLILLPMTRPYLVYSLGSLALLAVGAIAGQQVGRNFSKAPQFISAGWFISYFVVLYLLGGNAFTQSLLYAVLFQIGLGLLVGWQLASRLAMPILTQWLGRLALLAAGFCLGYYVLGNIFFPVLGAVLSYPVFLWVMRIVGILLGVALIWVFSDSQTLENIGRIALFLIGFAGVFVLMGWLPAMLGLEFGLETVRTNSWGGLTLTLFLAISGIALCFPAGVLLALGRRSKLPLIRMFSVTYIELVRGVPLISILFMGQVLIPLFLPEGMRPDPVVRAIIGLTIFSAAYLAENVRAGLQSVPQGQGEAAQSLGLNKPLTMALIVLPQALKTAIPAIVGQFISLFQDTTLLGIVGLLELLGITRNLLANPNYLGDFAPAYVFIGVIYWVFCYGMSYGSRRVEAALNTDLR, encoded by the coding sequence ATGACCCTCAGTTCTAGACCGATCGAACGTGGCGCACCCCGAGTCCAAAGAACAGGACCGCTCGTCTGGACTCAAAAGCATCTGTTCAACAGTCCATTTAACAGTGTTATCACCATTGTGCTAGGTGGCGTAATCATCTACGCACTCTATAGCATGTTGACCTGGGCCTTTATTCAGGCTCCCTGGGCAGTGGTCACTGAGAACTTCGCTCAGTATATGGTGGGGCTATATCCCCCCGAGTTTTACTGGCGGGTATGGACCATCTTTGCTTTGGTATTAGCCTTAGCAGGCGTGAGCTGGGGAATTCTTGCGCGTAATCAAAAGCAGCTGTTCTCGCCGCCTGTTCTAATTGGGTTTGGAATAGCTGTGCTGTTGCTGATCCTCTTGCCAATGACCAGACCATATCTAGTCTATTCACTAGGTAGTTTGGCCTTACTGGCTGTAGGGGCGATCGCTGGTCAGCAAGTAGGCCGCAACTTCTCTAAAGCGCCGCAGTTCATTTCTGCTGGGTGGTTTATTTCTTACTTTGTCGTGCTGTATTTGCTAGGGGGCAACGCGTTTACACAGAGCCTGCTCTATGCCGTTCTTTTCCAAATTGGCTTAGGATTACTTGTTGGTTGGCAGCTGGCTTCTCGGCTTGCCATGCCGATACTGACGCAGTGGCTAGGTAGGCTGGCCCTGCTGGCTGCTGGCTTTTGCCTGGGCTACTACGTCTTAGGTAACATCTTCTTCCCAGTTTTGGGTGCTGTGCTTAGCTACCCAGTCTTTTTGTGGGTAATGAGAATTGTTGGCATCTTGCTCGGTGTCGCCTTAATCTGGGTTTTCTCAGACTCGCAGACGCTTGAGAACATTGGTAGGATTGCGCTGTTCTTGATAGGCTTTGCCGGTGTGTTCGTTTTGATGGGTTGGCTACCCGCTATGCTTGGTCTAGAGTTTGGCCTAGAAACGGTGCGGACAAATTCTTGGGGCGGTCTAACGCTGACTTTGTTTTTGGCTATCAGTGGTATTGCCCTTTGCTTCCCGGCGGGTGTTTTGCTAGCACTAGGTCGGCGGAGTAAGCTACCGCTGATTCGGATGTTCTCGGTCACCTATATTGAGCTGGTACGAGGCGTTCCACTAATTTCTATTCTATTTATGGGACAGGTACTGATCCCCCTGTTCTTACCAGAGGGTATGCGACCAGATCCAGTAGTTCGAGCCATTATCGGCCTAACTATTTTTAGTGCGGCTTACCTAGCTGAGAACGTTCGGGCCGGACTGCAGTCCGTGCCTCAAGGCCAAGGTGAAGCAGCTCAATCTTTGGGATTGAACAAACCGCTGACAATGGCCCTAATCGTGCTACCACAGGCGCTAAAGACCGCGATTCCGGCGATTGTAGGCCAGTTTATCAGTCTGTTCCAAGATACGACACTGCTAGGCATTGTGGGATTGCTAGAACTATTGGGCATCACCCGAAACCTACTTGCTAACCCGAACTATCTGGGTGATTTTGCCCCTGCCTATGTCTTTATCGGAGTAATCTACTGGGTGTTCTGCTACGGAATGAGCTATGGCAGCCGCCGGGTAGAAGCAGCACTGAATACCGACCTGCGATAA
- a CDS encoding amino acid ABC transporter ATP-binding protein, whose translation MTQSEIQTPAVSRNSVGAEAVIVAKDVNKWYDNGFHVLKGVSMNVYKGEVVVVMGPSGSGKSTFIRTFNALEPYQEGSIDIDGVRIANDLKDIEAVRREVGMVFQQFNLFPHLTVLQNVTLAPIWVRRWPKAKAEEIAMRLLDRVGIAEQAYKFPGQMSGGQQQRVAIARSLAMQPKVMLFDEPTSALDPEMVREVLDVMRNLAEDGMTMVCVTHEVGFAREVADRVVLMDGGVLVEENTPEEFFNNPKEERSQAFLSQIL comes from the coding sequence ATGACTCAATCTGAAATTCAAACGCCTGCTGTGTCCCGTAATTCTGTGGGTGCAGAGGCGGTAATTGTCGCCAAAGACGTAAACAAGTGGTACGACAATGGCTTCCACGTCCTTAAAGGCGTCAGCATGAATGTCTACAAGGGCGAAGTGGTTGTGGTCATGGGCCCTTCAGGCTCAGGTAAATCAACGTTTATCCGCACGTTCAATGCACTAGAGCCCTATCAAGAAGGCAGTATTGATATTGATGGCGTGCGAATTGCTAACGATCTTAAAGACATTGAAGCCGTGCGCCGGGAAGTCGGTATGGTGTTCCAGCAGTTCAATTTGTTCCCGCATCTAACCGTATTGCAAAATGTCACGTTAGCACCAATTTGGGTGCGGCGATGGCCAAAGGCCAAAGCAGAAGAGATCGCTATGCGGTTGCTAGATAGAGTGGGCATTGCTGAGCAAGCCTATAAGTTTCCTGGTCAGATGTCAGGTGGGCAGCAGCAACGCGTTGCGATCGCCCGCTCATTAGCCATGCAGCCAAAAGTCATGCTGTTTGATGAACCCACCTCAGCCCTTGATCCTGAGATGGTACGTGAAGTCCTTGACGTTATGCGTAATCTTGCCGAAGATGGAATGACGATGGTGTGTGTAACCCATGAAGTAGGCTTCGCTAGGGAAGTTGCTGATCGAGTAGTGCTGATGGATGGTGGCGTCTTGGTAGAAGAAAACACACCAGAAGAATTTTTCAACAATCCTAAAGAAGAAAGAAGTCAGGCGTTCTTATCGCAGATCCTATAG
- a CDS encoding ATP-binding protein, which translates to MRELRPLGSVIQGSLSKGLEVRLHPDVLVEEMRVGKFLVVQGVRSRFFCMLTDVALGMASQRIVASPPAPNNIFLQEVLAGSGTYGTVDLTPMLMFTPNEDSAQSSAAKRSFESTHENSPNYSASAGSLASYEANSSAPLQLLPVKTIPGHFSQAYDASERDFRAVFGWEDDVHRRNFAIGQPIDMNVPICIDLDRFVERSNGIFGKSGTGKSFLTRLILSGIIRKQAAVNLIFDMHSEYGWEAVSEGKEFSTVKGLRQLFPGQVQIFTLDPESTKRRGVTDAQELYISFDQIDVEDLMLISRELNLSEASLENAIILRNEFGNSWINRLLQLSNEEIQEFCEVKMGSKSSIMALQRKLTRLAELKYIRSSCPYNYVNQILETIDAGKHVVIEFGSQSNMLSYMLATNVIARRIHASYVRKADRFLQSKNPADRPQPLVITIEEAHRFLDPATARQTIFGVIAREMRKYFVTLLVVDQRPSGIDNEVMSQVGTRITALLNDEKDIDAIFTGVSGGQSLRSVLAKLDSKQQALLLGHAVPMPVVVRTRPYDEQFYKEIADTNWTEMPDEMVFRAAEGAIADLGF; encoded by the coding sequence ATGCGAGAGCTGCGTCCGTTAGGGTCGGTCATTCAGGGCTCCTTGAGCAAGGGGCTCGAAGTTCGACTGCATCCAGATGTGCTAGTTGAAGAAATGCGAGTGGGTAAGTTCCTGGTGGTACAGGGTGTGCGATCGCGTTTCTTCTGCATGCTCACCGATGTAGCCTTAGGCATGGCTAGCCAACGAATTGTCGCTAGCCCTCCGGCACCTAATAATATCTTTTTGCAAGAAGTCTTAGCAGGCTCAGGCACCTACGGTACGGTCGATCTAACACCGATGCTGATGTTTACGCCAAATGAAGACTCTGCCCAGTCGTCGGCTGCAAAACGATCTTTTGAATCTACCCATGAGAATTCACCTAACTACAGCGCTAGTGCGGGTAGTCTGGCATCTTATGAAGCTAACTCAAGTGCGCCACTGCAGCTACTGCCAGTAAAGACAATTCCCGGCCATTTTAGCCAGGCTTATGATGCCTCAGAAAGAGACTTCAGGGCGGTGTTTGGTTGGGAAGATGATGTACATCGGCGCAACTTTGCGATTGGTCAGCCAATTGATATGAACGTGCCTATCTGCATCGATCTCGATCGGTTTGTCGAGCGTAGCAATGGCATCTTTGGCAAATCAGGCACCGGTAAGTCCTTCTTAACTCGCCTGATTCTCTCAGGAATTATTCGCAAACAGGCAGCGGTCAACTTAATCTTCGATATGCATTCGGAATACGGTTGGGAAGCAGTCAGCGAAGGCAAAGAATTTAGCACAGTTAAAGGGTTACGTCAGCTATTTCCAGGTCAGGTACAGATATTCACACTAGATCCTGAATCGACAAAGCGCCGCGGGGTAACCGATGCTCAAGAGCTTTATATTAGCTTCGATCAGATTGATGTAGAAGATTTGATGCTAATTAGCCGCGAGCTTAATTTATCTGAAGCCAGCTTGGAAAATGCAATTATCTTGCGTAATGAATTTGGTAACAGTTGGATAAATAGACTGTTACAGCTAAGCAACGAAGAGATACAAGAATTCTGCGAAGTGAAGATGGGTAGCAAATCTTCTATCATGGCTTTGCAGCGAAAGCTAACCCGTTTAGCAGAACTGAAATACATTCGGAGTAGCTGTCCATACAACTACGTAAATCAGATTCTTGAGACTATCGACGCCGGTAAGCACGTAGTAATTGAGTTTGGATCGCAAAGCAACATGCTTTCTTACATGCTAGCAACCAACGTGATTGCTCGGCGGATTCACGCTAGCTATGTACGCAAGGCTGACCGTTTCTTACAGAGCAAAAATCCGGCTGATCGGCCTCAGCCGCTGGTGATCACTATTGAAGAGGCTCATCGATTCTTGGACCCGGCAACAGCTAGACAAACTATCTTTGGCGTGATTGCAAGAGAGATGCGAAAGTATTTTGTGACGCTGCTGGTAGTCGATCAAAGACCTTCAGGAATCGACAATGAGGTAATGTCTCAAGTAGGGACAAGAATCACAGCGCTGCTGAATGACGAAAAAGACATTGACGCGATCTTCACAGGCGTCTCAGGCGGACAAAGCTTGCGCTCGGTACTAGCAAAGCTAGATTCCAAACAGCAGGCGCTATTGCTAGGTCACGCAGTACCGATGCCGGTAGTTGTTAGGACCCGGCCTTATGACGAACAGTTCTATAAAGAGATCGCAGATACAAATTGGACGGAGATGCCTGACGAGATGGTATTTCGAGCAGCGGAGGGCGCGATCGCTGATCTAGGCTTCTAG
- the gatB gene encoding Asp-tRNA(Asn)/Glu-tRNA(Gln) amidotransferase subunit GatB, producing the protein MTAAAPAKTPVEKKYEAVIGLETHCQLSTETKIFSTSSAAFGADPNTYIDPVTMGLPGVLPVLNEKVLEYAVKAGLALNCQIAPYSKFDRKQYFYPDLPKNYQISQFDLPIAEHGWLEIELVKDGEPVRKRIGVTRLHMEEDAGKLVHAGSDSLSGSAYSLVDYNRAGVPLVEIVSEPDMRSGEEAAAYAEEIRRIIRYLGVGDGNMQEGSLRCDVNISVRPVGQEEFGTKVEIKNMNSFSAIAKAIDYEIERQIAAVEAGEPIYQETRLWEEGPQRTRSMRSKEGSSDYRYFPEPDLPPIEVSADQLSQWKSELPELPAQKRKRYEEEIGLSAYDTRVIADDRSVAEYFERAIATGASSKLVANWIMGDIAGYLNAEKLSITDTKLSAEALAEMVKLIEDGTISNKIGKDMLPDLLKTGGSPKAIVESKGLSQISNPAEIEAMIDEVIAAHPDELAKFKAGKTKLKGFFVGQVMKRTGGRADPKLTNQLLGKKLNA; encoded by the coding sequence ATGACTGCTGCTGCACCTGCGAAAACACCTGTAGAAAAGAAATATGAAGCTGTTATCGGTCTAGAAACCCACTGTCAGCTGAGTACGGAAACGAAGATCTTCTCGACTAGCTCGGCGGCCTTTGGCGCAGATCCAAACACTTATATCGATCCGGTCACGATGGGCCTGCCAGGTGTGCTGCCGGTATTAAATGAGAAAGTTCTAGAGTATGCGGTTAAAGCAGGACTGGCATTGAACTGCCAGATCGCACCCTATAGTAAGTTTGATCGCAAGCAATATTTCTATCCTGATTTGCCGAAGAACTATCAAATCTCGCAGTTTGATCTGCCGATTGCTGAGCATGGCTGGCTGGAGATTGAACTGGTCAAAGACGGTGAGCCGGTGCGTAAGCGAATTGGAGTCACTCGTTTGCATATGGAAGAAGATGCAGGCAAGCTGGTGCATGCGGGTAGCGACAGTCTGTCTGGCTCTGCTTATTCTTTGGTGGACTATAACCGGGCGGGTGTACCACTGGTGGAAATCGTATCTGAGCCAGATATGCGCTCTGGAGAAGAGGCAGCCGCTTATGCGGAAGAGATTCGGCGGATCATTCGCTATCTAGGTGTAGGTGATGGCAATATGCAGGAAGGCTCGCTGCGTTGCGATGTGAATATTTCGGTGCGTCCGGTCGGCCAGGAAGAATTTGGCACGAAGGTTGAAATCAAGAATATGAATAGCTTTAGCGCGATCGCCAAAGCCATAGACTACGAAATCGAACGCCAAATTGCGGCTGTAGAAGCAGGAGAGCCAATCTACCAAGAGACTCGCTTGTGGGAAGAAGGTCCACAGCGCACTAGAAGCATGCGCTCAAAAGAAGGCTCTAGTGATTACCGCTATTTCCCTGAACCTGACTTGCCGCCGATTGAAGTCTCTGCTGACCAGCTTAGTCAGTGGAAATCCGAGCTGCCCGAGCTGCCTGCCCAAAAGCGAAAGCGCTACGAGGAAGAGATAGGACTGTCGGCTTATGATACTAGGGTGATAGCTGATGATCGCTCGGTAGCTGAGTATTTTGAACGGGCGATCGCGACAGGCGCTTCTAGTAAGCTCGTCGCCAATTGGATCATGGGCGACATTGCTGGCTATCTCAATGCTGAAAAGCTAAGTATTACTGACACTAAGCTATCAGCAGAGGCGCTCGCCGAAATGGTTAAGCTGATTGAAGATGGCACGATCAGCAACAAAATTGGTAAGGATATGCTGCCTGATTTGCTCAAGACAGGTGGATCGCCGAAAGCAATTGTAGAGAGCAAAGGACTTAGCCAAATCTCTAACCCAGCTGAGATTGAAGCGATGATCGATGAAGTGATCGCTGCTCATCCCGATGAGCTGGCCAAGTTTAAAGCTGGAAAAACCAAACTCAAAGGCTTCTTTGTTGGTCAGGTGATGAAGCGCACGGGGGGAAGAGCCGATCCCAAGCTAACCAATCAGCTGCTAGGCAAAAAGCTCAACGCCTGA